The following are encoded in a window of Spirochaeta cellobiosiphila DSM 17781 genomic DNA:
- a CDS encoding NAD(P)-dependent alcohol dehydrogenase codes for MEVMKSYVCHKYGKPEVLKLTQSIKPRPTKGQLLIKVYATSVTNSDIFIRSSKVGPGLLIPFRLMIGLTRPRRKIIGQVFAGQVEAVVDGDSAYKVGDKVYGLTGYSLGAYADYLCLAEQNSKQGVVAPMPDNISYEQATAAAYGGLLALQFLDKRKISEGDKVLLYGSASTSGLVALQYLKHLGAEVTSVCSESKFPVVQSYGADKLIDYRTDSSVEQLESYHIVFDCVGKAKTSVLKKELHKHHLDKNAFLSIDDEALLLSTNRLLKIKKLVEEGVLTFTNDKVYPFDKMIEAHHYVEGGHKTGNVAVTVNEE; via the coding sequence GGAAAACCAGAGGTCCTAAAACTCACCCAGTCAATCAAACCAAGGCCTACCAAAGGGCAATTGCTTATCAAGGTATATGCCACATCAGTCACTAATAGTGATATCTTTATTAGAAGTTCAAAGGTCGGCCCCGGTTTACTAATTCCCTTCCGTTTGATGATAGGGTTAACGAGACCCCGTCGCAAGATCATTGGCCAAGTATTTGCAGGTCAAGTGGAAGCAGTTGTAGACGGGGACTCTGCCTACAAAGTGGGGGATAAGGTTTATGGGCTTACCGGTTATTCTCTTGGAGCGTATGCTGATTATCTATGTCTGGCTGAGCAAAATTCCAAACAGGGTGTTGTGGCTCCCATGCCTGATAATATTAGCTATGAACAGGCCACTGCCGCTGCCTATGGTGGTCTACTGGCTCTTCAATTTTTGGATAAAAGAAAAATATCCGAAGGTGATAAGGTCCTTTTGTATGGATCAGCCAGTACCTCAGGTCTTGTGGCTCTTCAGTATTTAAAACATCTGGGAGCGGAAGTCACCAGTGTTTGCAGTGAAAGCAAATTTCCTGTGGTACAATCCTATGGAGCGGATAAGCTTATTGATTATCGTACAGATAGCTCAGTGGAACAGTTAGAAAGCTATCATATTGTGTTCGATTGTGTCGGCAAGGCAAAAACGTCAGTCCTTAAGAAAGAGTTACATAAGCACCACCTCGATAAAAATGCTTTTTTGTCCATTGACGATGAAGCCCTTCTCCTCAGTACTAATCGACTTCTTAAGATAAAAAAACTAGTAGAAGAGGGCGTCCTTACATTTACTAATGATAAAGTCTATCCTTTTGATAAAATGATAGAAGCACATCATTATGTGGAAGGAGGACATAAAACAGGTAATGTTGCTGTAACAGTGAATGAAGAGTAA
- a CDS encoding potassium channel family protein, which yields MTPLKKFIIALIFIIVLLSLGTGGYVFIEGWSIVDSLYMSVITISTIGYGEVHPLSAQGKLFTLTFVVISLISIGYILGTVVSFLFEGQFQKTWKERKMKKILAMIKDHFIICGYGDVGLETAEELDRKGIPFVIIDNSMTESELDRHPDYSVIVEDATEEMVLDKARIKKAKGIMSCLPNDQLNVYTVLTARQMNPDLYIVAKASDHRSQGKLLAAGADKVILPKQIAGRRMATVATHPGIIDFLDVLSTGGDGDIRIESVKVVEGSELVHNSLRTSQIGKDTGVLIIGILDRHGKTRKYTDTRQALSSIILEEGDQLIALGNESQLELLHKNMKKKK from the coding sequence ATGACTCCCCTTAAGAAATTTATTATCGCACTAATATTTATTATTGTCCTCCTCTCTCTTGGTACAGGGGGATATGTATTCATTGAAGGATGGTCCATTGTAGACAGTCTCTATATGTCGGTCATTACCATATCTACAATTGGTTATGGTGAAGTTCATCCTTTGTCTGCTCAAGGCAAGTTATTCACTCTTACCTTTGTTGTTATTAGTCTTATCTCCATTGGATATATTCTGGGAACGGTGGTGTCATTTTTATTTGAAGGACAATTTCAGAAAACCTGGAAGGAGAGGAAAATGAAGAAAATCCTGGCCATGATTAAGGATCATTTTATTATCTGTGGTTATGGAGATGTTGGTTTGGAAACAGCGGAAGAACTGGATCGTAAAGGTATTCCCTTTGTCATCATTGATAACTCCATGACAGAATCTGAACTGGATCGTCATCCTGATTATTCAGTTATTGTTGAAGATGCCACAGAAGAAATGGTATTGGATAAAGCCAGAATCAAAAAGGCGAAAGGGATCATGTCCTGCTTACCTAACGATCAACTCAACGTTTATACAGTTCTAACGGCCAGGCAAATGAATCCTGATCTTTATATTGTTGCCAAAGCTTCTGATCATCGATCACAAGGTAAATTACTAGCTGCCGGTGCTGATAAGGTCATACTTCCTAAGCAGATAGCTGGTAGAAGGATGGCTACAGTGGCCACACATCCTGGTATTATTGATTTTCTGGATGTCCTGTCTACAGGCGGGGATGGTGACATTCGTATTGAATCTGTAAAAGTAGTAGAGGGCTCTGAGCTGGTGCATAACTCTCTTCGCACTAGTCAAATTGGTAAAGATACGGGGGTCCTGATCATTGGTATTCTTGATCGTCATGGCAAAACTCGTAAATATACGGATACGCGACAGGCCTTGTCCTCCATTATTCTGGAGGAAGGAGACCAATTAATCGCTTTAGGTAACGAAAGTCAACTGGAACTCCTGCATAAAAACATGAAAAAAAAGAAATAA
- a CDS encoding FMN-binding protein, with protein MTKLKHLYFPIVLFWFLISCHSKEVRTTRNLPIEPINIAQLVDGNYLGQYTYGSFTYEVEVTVRDKRIVYIDITNNRNTMYARKAEIVIRDIISTQNNAVDAVSGATTTSKALLKAIERALSNGYYNS; from the coding sequence ATGACAAAGCTAAAACATCTCTACTTCCCCATAGTCTTATTCTGGTTTTTGATATCCTGTCATTCTAAAGAGGTTAGGACTACCCGGAACCTTCCCATTGAACCAATCAATATAGCACAATTGGTAGATGGTAATTATCTGGGTCAATATACCTATGGATCCTTTACTTATGAGGTAGAAGTTACCGTTCGGGATAAGCGGATTGTTTATATTGATATCACGAACAATCGTAATACCATGTATGCCAGAAAGGCAGAAATTGTTATACGGGACATTATATCTACACAGAATAATGCGGTAGATGCGGTCAGTGGAGCTACAACAACGAGCAAAGCTCTTCTCAAAGCTATAGAAAGGGCCTTGAGTAATGGTTATTATAATTCCTAG
- a CDS encoding ArsR/SmtB family transcription factor, translated as MSCSGSKECSEYLLSPEDEKQLQDMAQALGNPIRFEIIKYLSTRPECITGDIVDVLPIAQSTTSQHLKVLKSSGWIQGTLSGTKTRYCLNSTNVEWFKKKIEEIF; from the coding sequence ATGTCCTGCAGTGGTTCAAAAGAGTGCTCAGAATATCTATTAAGTCCTGAAGATGAAAAACAACTTCAAGACATGGCCCAAGCCTTGGGGAATCCCATTCGTTTTGAAATCATTAAATACCTTAGTACTCGTCCTGAATGTATAACAGGGGACATTGTAGATGTTTTGCCAATAGCCCAATCAACAACCAGTCAGCATCTAAAGGTTCTTAAAAGTTCTGGTTGGATTCAGGGAACTTTGAGTGGTACTAAGACCAGGTACTGTCTAAACAGTACTAATGTAGAGTGGTTCAAAAAAAAGATAGAAGAAATATTTTAA
- a CDS encoding permease, with the protein MEIITSVLMFVLNSFRKTWPFLLISIPLATAINMTNVSGKIKGLMGKRPLISIIMATLLGALSPLCSCSVIPVIFSLLTAGVPIGPVMSFWIASPSMDPEIFFLSVTTLGWNLAIWRLAATFVLSLGAGFLAHYAFTKGWFKEGILRSKPVFEQSSISSLLKKLRPSKAEPLLKEATIVNVSPLKSSSPLMAQSEGGSSCGCNSLKIETPAESSCGCNSTKTDKAKDSSSCGCGSQKKDSLTIRIIKESLKSFIFVGKFLVIAYVIEALIVLYIPGAWIQTALGTNGSLSVVISTLFGLPFYTNNLAALGLLGGLLEKGMVPAGALAFLISGPTTTLPAMSAVYGICKSRVFAMYLSISFVGALVAGFIYLLVG; encoded by the coding sequence GTGGAAATTATAACCAGTGTTTTAATGTTTGTATTAAATAGTTTTAGAAAAACCTGGCCTTTTCTTCTTATATCCATTCCCTTAGCTACGGCTATTAATATGACTAATGTATCCGGGAAGATAAAAGGTCTTATGGGGAAGAGGCCTCTTATTTCTATTATAATGGCTACTTTGTTGGGAGCATTAAGTCCTCTGTGTTCCTGTTCGGTTATTCCTGTCATCTTTTCTTTATTGACAGCAGGTGTTCCTATCGGACCGGTTATGTCCTTCTGGATAGCCTCTCCCTCTATGGATCCGGAAATCTTCTTTCTCTCTGTGACAACCTTAGGTTGGAACCTCGCAATCTGGCGTTTAGCTGCTACCTTTGTTCTTAGTTTGGGAGCAGGTTTCCTGGCCCATTATGCTTTTACTAAGGGCTGGTTTAAAGAGGGAATACTCCGAAGCAAACCTGTCTTTGAACAGTCCAGCATTTCCTCTCTATTAAAGAAGCTGCGACCTTCTAAGGCAGAACCTCTATTAAAGGAAGCTACTATTGTTAATGTTAGTCCCTTAAAATCCAGTTCTCCATTAATGGCTCAAAGTGAAGGGGGGAGCTCTTGTGGTTGTAACAGCCTTAAAATCGAGACTCCAGCTGAAAGTTCTTGTGGCTGTAATTCTACTAAAACAGACAAGGCTAAGGATTCTTCTTCCTGCGGTTGTGGTTCACAAAAGAAAGATAGCTTAACCATAAGAATCATCAAGGAATCTCTTAAGTCTTTTATCTTTGTGGGTAAGTTCCTTGTCATTGCTTATGTCATTGAAGCCTTAATCGTTCTTTATATTCCGGGAGCTTGGATTCAGACAGCTCTTGGAACAAATGGCTCCTTATCTGTTGTGATATCCACCCTATTCGGGTTGCCTTTCTATACAAATAACTTAGCCGCCTTAGGTTTGTTAGGGGGATTATTGGAAAAAGGAATGGTTCCCGCTGGTGCCTTAGCCTTCCTTATTAGTGGACCTACTACTACTTTACCAGCTATGTCTGCGGTATACGGGATATGTAAGTCACGAGTCTTTGCTATGTACCTAAGTATCTCCTTTGTGGGGGCCTTAGTGGCTGGCTTTATTTACCTCCTTGTCGGCTGA
- a CDS encoding MazG nucleotide pyrophosphohydrolase domain-containing protein, which translates to MPLLPQNPLLKDYQLYVSQLEEERGFAHQNTRDKCLLMGEEVGELFKAVRKSEGLAIDPESSVGEVKDELTDIFIYLCAIANRYDIDLQKAFLEKEEKNKKRTWV; encoded by the coding sequence ATGCCATTATTACCACAAAATCCTTTACTTAAAGATTATCAGTTATACGTCAGCCAATTAGAAGAAGAACGGGGTTTTGCCCATCAAAACACACGTGATAAATGTCTCCTCATGGGAGAAGAAGTGGGGGAATTGTTTAAAGCTGTCCGCAAGAGTGAAGGCTTGGCTATTGATCCTGAATCTTCTGTAGGTGAGGTAAAGGATGAATTAACCGATATCTTTATTTATTTGTGTGCTATTGCTAATCGCTATGATATTGATTTGCAAAAAGCTTTTCTGGAGAAGGAAGAGAAGAATAAGAAGCGGACTTGGGTGTAG